The following are from one region of the Rosettibacter firmus genome:
- a CDS encoding glycosyltransferase — translation MFEIIFLIALSLYFIQLIIFTIGVGKKYPKIKDELLPNITVVVAARNEENNILDCLKSLDNLIYPSNKIEIIIINDHSTDRTGEIIENFIKDKPKFKLIVPSKQIGSLKGKTNALANAIKIAKGEIILTTDADCIVSPTWAKTLVSYYQKDVGLVGGFTTQQDYNAFAGMQAIDFIFLLTVASGALNLGKPLSCIGNNMSYRKSAYDEVGGYESLPFSVTEDFNLLMAINRLKKYKIIYPLDAGALVTSKPCPDLKTLYWQKKRWGVGGIESDIIGYLIMLWGYITHVSMILTPFLFSFTALYLCFFKIFIDYFFIYPVYKKLNLKLKFKHFLAFEIYFIIYVIILPFIVFINPKVKWKGREY, via the coding sequence ATGTTTGAAATAATATTTCTTATAGCATTATCTCTATATTTTATTCAACTAATAATATTTACTATTGGTGTAGGGAAAAAATACCCTAAAATAAAAGATGAACTACTTCCCAATATAACTGTAGTTGTAGCAGCTCGTAACGAAGAAAATAATATTCTCGATTGTCTTAAATCTCTTGATAATCTAATCTATCCTTCAAATAAAATAGAAATTATAATAATCAATGATCACTCAACCGATAGAACAGGTGAAATCATTGAAAATTTTATTAAAGACAAACCCAAGTTTAAATTAATTGTTCCCAGCAAACAAATTGGTTCACTTAAAGGAAAAACCAATGCACTCGCCAATGCAATTAAAATAGCAAAAGGAGAAATTATTCTTACAACAGATGCAGATTGTATTGTATCCCCTACATGGGCAAAAACTCTTGTTTCATATTATCAAAAAGATGTTGGATTAGTTGGTGGTTTTACCACTCAACAAGATTATAATGCTTTTGCAGGTATGCAGGCTATTGATTTTATTTTTTTATTAACTGTTGCATCAGGTGCATTGAATCTTGGAAAACCATTAAGCTGTATTGGCAATAATATGTCCTACAGAAAAAGTGCTTACGACGAAGTAGGTGGATACGAAAGTTTACCATTTTCTGTAACAGAAGATTTTAATTTGCTAATGGCAATTAATAGATTAAAAAAATATAAAATAATTTATCCACTTGATGCTGGAGCACTTGTAACATCAAAACCATGTCCAGATTTAAAAACTCTTTACTGGCAGAAAAAAAGATGGGGCGTTGGTGGAATTGAAAGTGATATAATTGGTTATCTGATAATGTTATGGGGATATATTACTCATGTTTCAATGATACTTACACCATTTCTTTTTTCTTTCACTGCATTATATTTATGCTTTTTCAAAATTTTTATTGATTACTTTTTTATTTACCCTGTTTATAAGAAATTAAATCTAAAATTAAAATTTAAGCACTTCTTAGCATTTGAAATTTATTTTATTATCTATGTTATCATTCTTCCCTTTATAGTATTTATTAACCCCAAAGTAAAATGGAAAGGGAGAGAATATTAA
- a CDS encoding DUF1207 domain-containing protein yields the protein MKLKIIVLLSLIFPLQLLSQKTIEIFPDKLNIQPLTANILEPKLGFLFQLSKNELRLDIGNSMDIIQFQNGETTYSLGADLFTYSLLRSEKNFHFPVDAIDYLFGLNFGYTKKMREDKFGVRFRLSHISAHFVDGHYDGSNNKWRDNLNPRVYSREFIEIVPFYSFNSLRVYAGFTYIFHVDPDYIKKDNYQLGFDYFIKKISWNNLNPFIAYDLKIIHINNYSTNHSFSAGIKFGKPFEKGLSAYLNFYSGKNVHGEYFDINKKYFALGINLDL from the coding sequence ATGAAACTTAAAATTATAGTTCTGCTTTCATTAATATTTCCTTTACAACTTTTATCTCAAAAAACAATTGAAATATTTCCAGACAAGCTAAATATCCAGCCATTAACTGCGAATATTCTGGAACCAAAACTTGGTTTTCTTTTTCAATTATCGAAAAACGAACTTAGATTGGATATTGGAAATTCAATGGATATTATTCAATTTCAGAATGGTGAAACAACTTATTCACTTGGTGCTGATTTATTTACCTATTCACTCTTAAGGAGTGAAAAAAATTTTCATTTCCCTGTTGATGCTATTGATTATCTATTTGGTTTAAATTTTGGTTACACAAAAAAAATGAGAGAAGACAAATTTGGAGTAAGATTTAGATTAAGTCACATCAGTGCTCATTTTGTGGATGGACATTATGATGGTTCTAACAATAAATGGCGTGATAATTTAAATCCTCGTGTTTATAGCAGAGAATTTATTGAAATTGTTCCTTTTTATTCTTTTAATTCGCTTAGAGTTTATGCTGGTTTTACATATATTTTTCATGTAGACCCTGATTATATAAAAAAAGATAATTATCAACTTGGATTCGATTACTTTATAAAAAAAATTTCATGGAATAATTTAAATCCCTTTATCGCTTATGATCTTAAAATTATTCATATAAATAATTATTCAACAAATCATTCTTTTTCGGCAGGAATTAAATTTGGTAAACCATTTGAAAAAGGTTTAAGTGCTTATTTAAATTTCTATTCAGGTAAAAATGTACATGGCGAATACTTTGATATTAATAAAAAATATTTTGCATTAGGAATAAATCTGGACTTATAA
- a CDS encoding site-2 protease family protein: MDENFSAEIRDYYTPKENKSSYLIHLILLIITFLTTIIAGLEWTTGKIGPYEITDFTKGLPYAISIIFVLACHEFGHYFAAKYHRVKATLPYFIPFPPIPGFFNFGTMGAVIRTKSITPNNKAMFDIGVAGPISGFIACIIVLIYGFTHLPPVDYILTIHPDYFSPEYGKDTINLEFGSTLIFEILKYLFTKPGDFIPPMSEVYHYPYLCVGWFGLFVTAMNLIPVGQLDGGHIIYSMFGGKIHEAIAGISMIILMILGAGGIISSLFGLPFEFGWSGWLFWALILFFVIKIKHPPVPYFEKLDNKRMILGYIAIAIFILSFSPTPFIISL; this comes from the coding sequence ATGGACGAAAACTTTTCAGCAGAAATTAGAGATTACTACACTCCTAAAGAAAATAAAAGTTCATATTTAATTCATCTTATTCTTTTAATCATCACTTTTTTAACAACGATTATTGCAGGTTTAGAATGGACAACAGGAAAAATTGGACCATATGAGATAACAGACTTCACAAAAGGTTTGCCTTATGCTATATCAATTATTTTTGTTCTCGCCTGTCACGAATTTGGTCACTATTTTGCTGCAAAGTATCACAGAGTTAAAGCAACACTTCCTTATTTCATTCCTTTTCCTCCAATACCAGGCTTCTTTAATTTTGGAACAATGGGAGCTGTAATAAGAACAAAATCTATTACACCAAATAATAAAGCAATGTTCGATATTGGTGTAGCTGGACCAATATCTGGATTTATTGCATGCATTATAGTTCTAATTTATGGATTTACTCATTTACCTCCTGTTGATTATATACTTACAATTCATCCAGATTATTTTTCACCTGAATATGGAAAAGACACAATTAATCTTGAATTCGGAAGTACACTAATTTTTGAAATACTAAAATATTTATTTACTAAACCTGGAGATTTTATTCCTCCAATGTCAGAAGTTTATCACTATCCTTATTTATGTGTTGGCTGGTTTGGATTATTTGTCACTGCAATGAATTTAATTCCAGTTGGTCAGCTCGATGGTGGTCATATAATTTATTCAATGTTTGGTGGAAAAATACACGAAGCTATAGCTGGAATATCAATGATTATATTAATGATATTAGGTGCAGGTGGTATAATAAGCAGTTTGTTTGGATTACCTTTTGAGTTTGGCTGGAGTGGATGGCTCTTCTGGGCATTGATCTTATTTTTTGTTATTAAAATTAAACATCCCCCCGTTCCCTATTTTGAAAAACTTGATAATAAAAGAATGATTCTTGGCTATATCGCAATTGCAATTTTTATTCTTTCATTTTCACCTACACCTTTTATTATTTCATTATAA
- a CDS encoding WD40/YVTN/BNR-like repeat-containing protein: MKRLLIVLFFGSLTINLFSQNLPKSFSFTSDSETINDFPASNSIERILFVEDTIWIATSKGLSKSTDYGNTWINFYRHKDFGEDGVSAIGYYNGTVWAATWKMDNIAGSSVPTGTGLHYSTDFGKTWNNIKQPVDDPSDSIITYGINKIRALPVTVPQQNFVYDIAFTKNTIWIVCFAGGLRKSTDMGKTWQRVVLPPDNLDSIKPTDTLKFSLQPVAGKFGKESYLNHRAFSLLTVDDTTIYVGTAGGINKSTDGGISWIKFNHTNQEQPISGNFILSIQHNKFDNSIWAATWKAEGLDEYYALSSSNDGGKTWKTFLTNEKILDIDFKYYGDANNYTHADIFAATENGLFRSNNSGKSWLAVQEIIDSKTGLPINIKNQRYRAVKVKQKESVTDIWIGTLDGLVKFTDINNNWDGEWKVFLSSKKLNTSNDSYAFPNPFSPDEEVVRIKYKIEKSANVTIRIFDFGMNLVRTLIQNVNKTLKGEQIEFWDGKDENGKIVPNGVYFYRIDIDSNEPLFGKIIVLM; the protein is encoded by the coding sequence ATGAAAAGATTGTTAATTGTATTATTTTTTGGTAGTCTGACAATAAATCTTTTTTCACAAAACTTACCTAAAAGTTTTTCTTTTACAAGTGATTCAGAAACAATTAATGATTTTCCAGCAAGTAACTCAATTGAACGAATTTTATTTGTAGAAGATACAATCTGGATTGCAACATCAAAAGGTTTGAGTAAATCTACAGATTATGGAAATACCTGGATTAATTTTTATCGACATAAAGATTTTGGTGAAGATGGTGTTTCGGCTATAGGATATTATAATGGAACAGTATGGGCAGCTACGTGGAAGATGGATAATATAGCAGGCTCAAGTGTTCCTACTGGAACAGGACTTCACTATTCAACAGATTTTGGTAAAACCTGGAACAACATTAAACAACCAGTTGATGATCCTAGCGATTCTATTATCACTTATGGAATCAATAAAATTCGTGCTCTTCCTGTTACTGTTCCACAACAAAATTTTGTTTATGATATTGCATTCACAAAAAACACAATCTGGATTGTTTGCTTTGCAGGTGGATTGAGAAAATCAACTGATATGGGAAAAACCTGGCAACGAGTTGTTCTTCCACCAGATAATCTGGATTCAATTAAACCAACTGATACTTTAAAATTTTCACTTCAACCTGTTGCAGGTAAATTTGGTAAAGAATCTTATTTGAATCATAGAGCATTCTCTTTATTAACAGTTGATGATACAACAATTTATGTTGGTACTGCTGGTGGTATTAATAAAAGTACTGATGGTGGTATAAGCTGGATTAAATTTAATCATACAAATCAAGAACAACCTATAAGTGGTAATTTTATTCTTTCAATTCAACACAATAAGTTTGATAATTCTATCTGGGCTGCTACGTGGAAAGCCGAAGGTTTAGATGAATATTATGCATTAAGTTCTTCAAATGATGGTGGCAAAACCTGGAAAACTTTTCTTACAAACGAAAAGATTTTAGATATTGATTTTAAATACTACGGAGATGCAAACAATTATACACACGCTGATATTTTTGCTGCAACCGAAAATGGTTTGTTTCGATCTAACAATTCAGGCAAATCCTGGCTTGCTGTTCAAGAAATAATTGATAGTAAAACTGGTCTTCCTATTAATATCAAAAATCAAAGATATAGAGCAGTAAAGGTTAAACAAAAAGAATCTGTTACAGATATCTGGATTGGTACACTTGATGGTCTGGTTAAATTTACAGATATCAACAATAACTGGGATGGTGAATGGAAAGTATTTCTTTCATCAAAAAAATTGAATACTTCAAATGATTCTTATGCTTTCCCAAATCCATTTTCTCCTGATGAGGAAGTTGTTAGAATAAAATATAAAATTGAAAAAAGTGCTAATGTTACTATAAGAATTTTTGATTTTGGAATGAATTTGGTAAGAACTCTAATTCAAAATGTAAACAAAACTTTAAAAGGTGAACAAATTGAGTTCTGGGATGGAAAAGACGAAAATGGAAAGATTGTTCCAAATGGAGTTTATTTTTATAGAATTGATATCGATTCAAACGAACCATTATTTGGTAAAATAATTGTATTAATGTAA
- a CDS encoding PorV/PorQ family protein has protein sequence MKKTLFILLISSIIYAQNITTGLSFLKIGSGARNISMGDFGMISSNDLNNGIYNPSVIAFEPKNRLSFTHNTLFNDLKSELFTGSIILFKIPLMFGINTTNISDIEIRTKPGEADSKFDAHYFYGNLTTGFKIYQNIFAGVSFKYIYESLFSDDATGFGFDFGLSYKDLIKNLNAGISFRNIGSMKQLRTEPTKLPKDLRLGATYNINLVDYNLDINTLAGFQSYIDDNSSHFHFGIEINYYEILALRGGYITGYDSKNITAGFGILFKGINLDYAYVPYKYSLGDSHIITFTYTF, from the coding sequence ATGAAAAAGACATTATTTATATTACTTATTAGTTCAATCATTTACGCACAGAATATTACTACGGGATTATCTTTCTTAAAAATTGGTTCTGGTGCAAGAAATATTTCAATGGGCGATTTTGGAATGATATCATCAAATGATTTGAATAATGGAATTTACAATCCTTCTGTAATTGCATTCGAACCAAAAAATAGACTTTCTTTTACACACAATACTTTGTTCAATGATTTAAAATCTGAATTGTTTACAGGAAGCATTATATTATTTAAAATTCCACTTATGTTTGGAATAAATACAACAAATATTTCTGATATCGAAATCAGAACTAAACCTGGCGAAGCAGACTCAAAATTTGATGCTCATTATTTTTATGGTAACTTAACAACTGGTTTTAAAATTTATCAAAATATTTTTGCTGGCGTATCATTCAAATATATTTATGAAAGCCTTTTCTCTGACGATGCAACTGGATTTGGTTTCGATTTTGGATTAAGCTATAAAGATTTAATTAAAAACTTAAATGCTGGAATATCATTTCGTAATATTGGCTCAATGAAACAATTGAGAACTGAACCAACAAAATTGCCTAAAGATTTGAGACTTGGTGCAACTTACAATATCAATTTAGTTGATTATAATTTAGACATTAATACTTTAGCTGGTTTTCAAAGCTATATTGATGATAATTCTTCTCATTTCCATTTTGGAATTGAAATTAATTACTACGAAATTTTAGCTCTAAGAGGTGGATATATAACAGGGTATGATTCAAAAAATATAACTGCAGGGTTTGGAATTTTATTCAAAGGAATTAATTTAGATTATGCATATGTTCCATATAAATATTCTCTGGGAGATTCACATATTATTACTTTCACATATACATTTTAA
- a CDS encoding GNAT family N-acetyltransferase, whose translation MEIIRYTEEWKEKWDKFVLESNNGTMFHLQRFLDYHTPGKFKFDHLIFLDKGNIVAVLPGSIIDGTFESPVGASYGSIVTKDITFAKAMEIVSTLLDYGRKNGIKEFVLTAAPMIYERYPNQSLDFAMLWQGFKYKIHYISSAIKLDKDRDILERFSPTIRRNIRKTFRDFKLRVEVNERYDEFYPILLKNKARHNVKPTHSYEDLLRLKELLPDRLKLFMVYYNDIPIGGSLMFYPNQYVALCFYNMLLYEYAEYKPIQRVMYEVVKDSTERGFRYVDIGVSQDTKAENPMTPSMSLIEFKEKFDAKTIMRNTLYIKL comes from the coding sequence ATGGAAATTATTAGATATACAGAAGAATGGAAAGAAAAGTGGGACAAATTTGTTCTTGAATCGAACAATGGAACAATGTTTCATCTACAAAGATTTCTTGATTATCACACACCAGGAAAATTTAAATTTGACCACTTAATATTTCTTGACAAAGGAAATATTGTTGCTGTATTGCCAGGCTCTATAATTGATGGAACATTTGAATCACCAGTAGGTGCAAGTTATGGTTCAATTGTTACTAAAGATATAACTTTTGCAAAAGCTATGGAAATTGTGTCAACACTTCTTGATTATGGAAGAAAAAATGGAATTAAAGAATTTGTATTAACTGCAGCACCTATGATTTATGAAAGGTATCCAAATCAAAGTCTCGATTTTGCAATGTTATGGCAGGGTTTCAAATACAAGATTCATTATATTTCAAGTGCAATAAAACTTGATAAGGATCGGGATATTCTGGAAAGATTTTCTCCTACAATTCGAAGAAATATTCGTAAAACATTCAGAGATTTCAAACTTCGTGTAGAAGTTAACGAACGATACGATGAATTCTATCCAATACTTCTAAAAAACAAAGCACGACATAATGTTAAACCAACTCATAGTTATGAAGATCTTTTACGACTAAAAGAACTACTTCCAGATAGATTAAAACTCTTTATGGTTTATTATAATGATATACCAATTGGTGGATCTTTAATGTTTTATCCAAATCAATATGTTGCATTATGTTTTTATAATATGTTATTGTATGAATATGCTGAATATAAACCAATTCAACGAGTAATGTATGAAGTTGTAAAAGATTCAACTGAACGAGGATTTCGTTATGTTGATATTGGAGTTTCTCAGGATACAAAAGCAGAAAATCCAATGACGCCAAGTATGAGCCTTATAGAATTCAAAGAAAAATTTGATGCTAAAACTATAATGCGTAATACTCTTTATATCAAATTATAA
- a CDS encoding glycosyltransferase, with translation MQNKNICIAFLGNAFNDSRIVNLKNSLTEDGCKVSVISFDWFIKKQNIFTDDIKVFKLHKGRITLFFYLHFATILIRELIKTKAEIYFAEDFYTLPFVVLIGKFKRAKVYYNSRELYAYIGGLRNKPILQSIIRIIEKFFIKKVDLVLTTGEMDSKFLEDFYKINNTLVIRNIPLYQQPKEIFDFRKKFNLPENSFLLLYQGVLLEGRGIPIIINALKELDNTYLIILGEGEQKNKFIKLANEIGVSEKVIFAGVYEQNELIKYTAGADVGLALIENISISYYHALPNKLFEYIMAGLPVIVSNLPQMKKIVEDYNVGKVVDIEKGESIVPIIKHWQNNRDIINTLKNNCIIAAKELNWQEEYKRIKDKFLI, from the coding sequence ATGCAAAATAAAAATATTTGCATCGCATTTCTTGGGAATGCTTTTAACGATTCTCGAATAGTTAATCTCAAAAATTCATTAACAGAAGATGGTTGTAAAGTTTCTGTTATATCGTTCGATTGGTTTATTAAAAAACAAAATATCTTTACAGATGATATAAAAGTATTTAAGCTTCATAAAGGTAGAATCACTTTATTCTTTTATCTGCATTTTGCAACAATCTTAATCCGTGAACTAATCAAAACTAAAGCAGAGATCTACTTTGCTGAAGATTTTTATACCTTACCATTTGTTGTATTAATTGGAAAATTTAAAAGAGCAAAAGTTTATTACAATAGTCGAGAATTATATGCATACATTGGAGGTTTACGTAATAAACCAATTTTACAATCAATCATAAGAATAATTGAAAAATTTTTTATTAAGAAAGTAGATCTGGTTCTTACTACTGGAGAGATGGATTCAAAATTTCTTGAAGATTTTTACAAAATCAATAATACACTGGTAATAAGAAACATTCCCCTTTATCAACAACCCAAAGAGATATTTGACTTCAGAAAAAAATTTAATTTACCAGAAAATTCATTCTTACTTTTATATCAAGGAGTATTGCTTGAAGGACGAGGAATTCCAATTATAATAAATGCTCTCAAAGAATTAGATAATACATATCTAATCATTTTAGGAGAAGGTGAACAAAAAAATAAATTTATCAAATTAGCTAATGAAATAGGTGTAAGTGAAAAAGTAATATTCGCTGGAGTTTATGAACAAAATGAATTGATAAAATATACAGCTGGTGCAGATGTAGGTTTAGCATTAATTGAAAATATAAGTATAAGCTATTATCATGCTCTCCCAAATAAACTTTTTGAATACATTATGGCTGGCTTGCCTGTTATAGTAAGTAATTTACCACAAATGAAAAAAATTGTTGAAGATTATAATGTGGGAAAAGTTGTTGATATCGAGAAGGGAGAATCAATAGTCCCGATTATTAAACACTGGCAGAATAATCGAGATATAATTAATACATTAAAAAATAATTGCATAATTGCTGCTAAAGAACTCAACTGGCAAGAAGAATATAAAAGAATTAAAGATAAATTTTTAATATGA
- a CDS encoding glycosyltransferase family 9 protein: protein MNKQKRILIVRPDRIGDVILSTPIPRELKKFYPDSFIAVMLRKYTSDVYLNNPHVDKIILIDDYDGSETFWRKVDEIRKYKFTHALMLLPNERINYMLFFAGIPYRVGVGHKFFQFITFTHYVSRNKYIPLRHEADYCMDLARKIGIETKNLETEIFLTEIEKKKVEELRKNYLSGKKFLIGIHTTNGNSAPNWTPQSYKELIMKLSQDNDIQIVLTDNKPPVELLNIESVLYPNINKTLRESILNFATLDLLFSSSTGPMHICAALKVKTVSMFCPLTACSPQLWGPLGNENKIILPDKNYCDLLCPGNPKICTFEGEGGINIDSAFQSIIDIIKK, encoded by the coding sequence ATGAACAAACAAAAAAGAATCTTAATTGTTAGACCCGATCGAATAGGTGATGTTATTCTATCTACTCCCATACCCCGTGAACTAAAAAAATTTTATCCAGATAGTTTTATTGCTGTAATGCTTAGAAAATACACAAGTGATGTTTATCTTAATAATCCACATGTTGATAAAATAATTTTAATTGATGACTATGATGGTTCAGAAACTTTCTGGAGAAAAGTAGATGAAATTAGAAAATATAAATTCACTCATGCTTTAATGTTACTTCCCAATGAAAGAATAAATTATATGTTATTCTTTGCAGGCATTCCTTATAGAGTTGGTGTTGGTCACAAATTTTTTCAATTCATTACATTTACTCATTATGTTTCAAGAAATAAATATATACCATTACGACACGAAGCTGATTATTGCATGGACTTAGCAAGAAAGATTGGCATCGAAACCAAAAATCTTGAAACAGAAATATTCCTAACAGAAATTGAAAAGAAAAAAGTAGAAGAATTAAGAAAAAACTATCTGAGTGGGAAAAAATTCTTAATTGGGATACACACTACAAATGGGAACTCTGCTCCCAACTGGACTCCACAAAGCTATAAAGAATTAATCATGAAATTGTCACAAGACAATGATATTCAAATTGTTTTAACTGATAATAAACCACCTGTGGAGTTATTGAATATCGAATCTGTTTTATATCCTAACATTAATAAAACTTTGAGAGAGTCAATACTTAATTTTGCAACATTGGATTTATTATTTTCATCAAGTACAGGACCAATGCATATATGTGCAGCATTAAAAGTAAAAACTGTATCGATGTTTTGTCCACTTACTGCATGTTCTCCACAATTATGGGGACCACTTGGCAATGAAAATAAAATAATTTTACCAGATAAAAATTATTGCGATCTTCTTTGTCCTGGAAATCCAAAAATTTGTACATTCGAAGGAGAAGGTGGAATTAATATTGACTCAGCTTTTCAATCAATTATAGATATCATCAAAAAATAA
- a CDS encoding rhodanese-like domain-containing protein — protein MKCPVEKLSLNKRLALITLLLGIIALFIGNPNNKNTIKVNAKELALSTIKDQDKISVLQLAEWIIEGRSDFTLVDLRNEKLFNKYSIPSAVNIPVENLLDSDLMRNEKILLFGDDDITSAQAWFILKSANYKNVYILKGGLNEWKDKILYPKLSENATAEEKNNFEKVKQISLHFGGTPQIVSGTTTNVIQNVQTPSAPKIVQPPAGNLKNVPKKKREGC, from the coding sequence ATGAAATGTCCAGTCGAAAAATTATCATTGAATAAAAGATTAGCATTAATTACTCTCCTTTTAGGAATAATAGCTTTATTTATTGGAAATCCGAATAATAAAAATACAATTAAAGTTAATGCAAAAGAATTAGCATTATCAACAATAAAAGATCAGGATAAAATTTCTGTTTTACAATTAGCTGAATGGATTATAGAAGGCAGATCAGATTTTACTTTGGTTGATTTAAGAAACGAAAAATTATTTAATAAATATTCAATTCCAAGTGCTGTAAATATTCCAGTTGAAAATCTTCTTGATTCGGATTTAATGAGAAATGAAAAAATTCTTTTGTTTGGAGATGACGATATCACTTCTGCACAGGCATGGTTTATTTTAAAGAGTGCAAATTATAAAAATGTGTATATTCTAAAAGGTGGATTGAATGAATGGAAAGATAAAATTCTGTATCCCAAACTTTCAGAAAATGCAACTGCAGAAGAGAAAAATAATTTTGAAAAAGTAAAACAAATAAGTTTACATTTTGGTGGAACACCACAAATTGTTAGTGGAACAACAACTAATGTAATTCAAAATGTTCAAACACCTTCTGCACCAAAGATAGTGCAGCCTCCCGCTGGTAATCTTAAAAACGTTCCTAAGAAAAAAAGGGAAGGATGCTAA
- a CDS encoding YeeE/YedE thiosulfate transporter family protein has product MMPYYKFDYFSFDFSLVVAFIIGIGFGFALERGGFGNARILAAQFYFYNMRVLKVMFTAIITAMLGLFYFSWIGWLDLSLIYLTDTYILPQIIGGLLLGIGFVIGGYCPGTSVVSASTGRYDGMMYLAGMFFGIFVFGEIFPLIESFYNSTPMGRITLPEFLGLSHGMIVFLVVLMALGAFAAAEWSEKVMTKKLGREKE; this is encoded by the coding sequence ATGATGCCATATTATAAATTCGATTACTTTAGTTTCGATTTTAGTTTAGTTGTAGCTTTTATAATTGGAATTGGTTTTGGCTTTGCATTAGAACGTGGTGGATTTGGAAACGCAAGAATTCTTGCAGCTCAATTTTATTTTTACAATATGCGTGTGCTTAAAGTTATGTTTACAGCTATTATTACTGCGATGCTTGGACTTTTTTATTTTTCATGGATTGGCTGGTTAGATTTATCTCTGATTTATTTAACAGATACTTATATTCTTCCTCAAATAATTGGTGGATTATTACTGGGAATTGGTTTTGTTATTGGTGGATATTGTCCAGGGACTTCTGTTGTTTCTGCTTCTACTGGCAGGTATGATGGTATGATGTATTTAGCAGGAATGTTTTTTGGAATTTTTGTTTTTGGTGAAATATTTCCTTTAATAGAAAGTTTTTATAATTCTACTCCAATGGGAAGAATTACATTACCAGAATTTCTTGGTTTATCTCATGGTATGATAGTTTTTTTAGTTGTGCTGATGGCTTTAGGTGCTTTTGCAGCAGCAGAATGGAGCGAGAAAGTTATGACTAAAAAATTGGGGAGAGAAAAAGAATGA
- a CDS encoding YeeE/YedE thiosulfate transporter family protein, translating into MSSLSGIFSKENVKEEKVFQPEPYSNPYLVGVGLGLVLLAAFVIMGRGLGASGAASTVVAVTVSKVAPEHASKNNFYKEYLTDGTTNPLKDWLVFEVIGVAVGGFLSGTLAHRIKRTIEKGPNISNRMRLIYAFTGGAIMGFGAKLARGCTSGQALTGGALLNLGSWAFMFAVFAGGYLTAYFFRRQWL; encoded by the coding sequence ATGTCTTCGTTATCAGGTATATTTTCAAAAGAGAATGTCAAAGAAGAAAAAGTATTTCAACCTGAACCATATTCGAATCCTTATCTTGTTGGTGTAGGGTTGGGATTAGTGCTGCTTGCAGCTTTTGTTATCATGGGTCGTGGATTAGGAGCTTCTGGTGCTGCATCTACTGTTGTAGCAGTCACTGTTTCAAAAGTGGCTCCTGAACATGCATCAAAAAATAATTTTTATAAGGAATATCTAACTGATGGAACTACAAATCCATTGAAAGATTGGCTTGTATTTGAAGTTATCGGAGTTGCTGTGGGTGGATTTTTGTCTGGAACTTTAGCACATAGAATTAAAAGAACAATTGAAAAAGGACCTAACATTTCTAATCGTATGAGACTTATTTATGCATTCACAGGAGGAGCAATTATGGGATTTGGTGCCAAGCTTGCAAGAGGCTGTACAAGTGGTCAAGCCCTAACAGGTGGTGCATTACTTAATCTTGGAAGCTGGGCGTTTATGTTTGCTGTTTTTGCTGGTGGATATTTAACTGCATACTTTTTCAGGAGGCAATGGTTATGA